CGATTGGTCCACATGCGCGAGCGGATGACGGCAGGTTGTCCGTCTGGCTTTCCGGCAGGCAGCGTCAACGTGTTTTCGATCCGCAGCAAATCTTCGGCATGATCCACCAGCGCGGTCGATTCCCACCCACCGGCGGACAGTTCGATTTGCACGATTTCGTTGGTCACTGGCATGATGGCCTGCAGCGTGCGCTTGGTTGCGGGTTGCATGGGAGCATTGGCCAACGACTGTTCGGCCGCGCTGAAGCCCAAAGTTCCCGGCAGCCAGGGAATGGTCTCTTGCACGGTCTTGCCTTGGGTGGTGGTTTCGAGTCGCAGCAGCCCACCGTCGACTTGGCCGGTGGTGAGAGTTTGGCTGGGGCCCGCCTTCATGTTGGTAGCGAAACGCAGCAATTCTCCGGTGGGTGTTTCGATGCTTTGCGTGGCGATGTCGATCGTGGTCCGTTGCCCTTCGCGATCGACCGCCACATGATTTTCGTTCTCGATGCGGACTAATTTACGGTCGTGCTGGAGAAAGTTGGTGGTGGTCACATGGCCCCAGCCGATTTTTGTGCCATAAGCAAAGACGGCCTCCCAAGTTTCCTTGGGTTGGCCTTTGGCGTTGATTGCGGTCGGATCGACAAGTGGCGGAGATGCGTCGGAAGTCGCCGGGTGGTACTGGGAAGTCGTCGAAGATTCGGCGCTTCCGCGAATCGCCAGTTGCGGCGTAGAACGATCGGCACAACCGGCTTCGATCAGCAATATCAAACCAACCAAGCCGATGTTGCGTAACTCAAACAGGCGGATGTGGTGAAATGTCAACGTGTTGTCTCCCGGTCGAAGGCGTTTGAGTGCTTGGTTGTTGGATTGTCTGATGATTTACGGTTGACTTCTCCAACCCGACACAAGGCAACCAGCTCACCAGGCAGCCCCGTTGGCACAACCAATACTAAAAACGCCCGGTTCAAGGCAACCTTGATTCGCAAACTTTTCAAACGGCCGACGACCAGAGCCGTCGGTTCGGTCATTGCCGAAAGTGAACATCCTGCGGAAAAGGCGGCCTAAAGTCGCCGTGAGCCGCATATTTTGACAAGTAGGGACCAAACGGTCGATTTGGAATGCCGTTCGCATGGACGGGCAGTCCAAACCTAGTGCTAGACTTTTCAGAGGGTTCAGGGGTTAGGGTTCAAGATCGAATGGCGCGAGCGGCCGCGGAGCATTGTCGGCCGCGACTAGCCAGTTCATCGACGCCCGATTCCCGATTCGATTTTTGAACCCAGAACCAAAAAACTGCCCCGAAGGTGTCCTACTGTTACTTATCCGGTTTGCGGAGTCGCCAGCAATCTACCCACAGCTTAACGAACCGCTCCGCTCCGGTTGGGGGCACACACAACTTTGAGGAAACATCGCCGATGGGTTTCATTCAGCGTATATTTCGGAACGTATTTCGGGACGGCGCTCCGCCGCACACGACCAGCAGCTTCGAAAAGCTGTCGGAAGACCAGCTCGAAGCGCACTTGAAGGTCTGCCGCTACGGCAACTTCGAGTTGACCGAAGCGGTGCGTCCGTCGTTCGATTTGCAAGTGGTGCCTCAGCAAGGCTTTCGCCACGATTGCTTCAGCGATGAAGAAACCAAGGTGCGGGTGCCGGTGTTGATGGCCGCCGCCACCAAGGAAGAACTATTCGAGACATTCATGGAGTTGCTCGATCCGCTGGGCTTCGAGGTCGATGTAGTGCTAGAGACGAGCCACAACCGCGATACCAAGGGGCACGTTGATTTGTATCGCGAGCACATCGATCTGCCAGTGCTAAAAAGCGTGCTGTATGATTTTGAAGAATTGCTATTGAACGACGGCTGTACGGGAATCGCCGTGTTGAATCCTGGTGTGCCGCTGGAAGTGCAGTTCGACGAGCACAAGTTGCTCATTGCCTATGGGCAGGATCTGAGTGGCTTTGAAGCAGTGCTCCGCGACCGCGGCGTGCCGTGCAACGATCAGATGAAGTTCATTACTGAGGCCGAGCACGTCCACTCATCGAGCGACCAGTTCCACGAGCAGTTTGAAGAGCTGAAAACTCGGCTGGGAATGGATTCGATGTTTGATTGAGGGTAAGCGGCTGGCAGTAGACGGTAGATGGTAGGCGGTGGGCAGAGGATTTTCTCTTTTTCGCGATCTGCGTGGGAACGAGATGTTCAATCGATTTCATAGATCTTGCCGCCAAGTTCGACTGTCACCGACTCGTCCATGGCGAGGAACCGGGCAACTTCGCGGCCGCGCGTGTCGACCAGTTCGAAGTATTCCTTGCTGAACCGTTTGATTTGGATCGGCTTCATTTTGAGTTGTTTCTCATCGGCCGGTAGTTTGGAGTCAACCCAGCGGTTGTCGCGACGGTAGAATACTTTGCCGCCAACGTAGCGCATGTTCTCTTCAGCTTTTTGGGTTACGCCCTTGCTTTCATCGAGGCTGCCGAATAAGCTGCCCAAACTACGGCGAGACTCCTCCGCAGCTTTCCTTCCGCCGCCAAATCCGTTCTCGGCGAGTATTGGGCTTGCGGCCGGTGCTCGTTCGGCATATTGAAAGTTGCTCTTGAATCGGCGCTGTTCGACGCCAAACTGGCCATCAACCACGCTTAACCGATCGAGTCCAGAGCTTGCTGCCGCGGCTTGTTCTTGCATGCCTCGAGCGCGGCCGGTTTCGTCGGCGATGAACGAAGTATAAGGGGTGAGAATTCCGTGTCGCAGCGTTAGCGATACAAGTTCTTTCACGAGTTCATCGTTTTTGCCGCGCAAATCGATCTCGTCGAGAATCTGGCCGACGCGGCGCATCGCCCACAGCTTTTCGATGAAGCTGTTCGAGCCGTCGTTGCTGTTCTCAACGAGTTCTGCCGGGAACGTGAATTCCTGTTCTTTCTCGCCGACCTTACCGGCGATGACGATGCTGCCTTTGCCGCCTCGTTTGTAGCGGCCGACGACGATGACTTGCTCACCAGCGAACAGATCGACCACATTTCTAGGATAGACACGATTGATGGTCTCCGTTGGCTGTAAGCCTTCGAGCATCAGTCGAATCGTCACATCGGTCATCACAGGCGAGCCGATGCGGTGATAAAGTGCTGCGACAGCGCGTTCGATGTCCTCGTTTGGCCGGACATATTCGCTCAATCCGAAATTCTCACGTGCCAGCTTGTCGAGCAGACGGCTATTCACGTCGTAGCCGACGCCGAAATCGAAGATTCGCGCCCGCACTTTGTTGTGCTCTCGGGCAGCGGCGACGATTTTGGCTTCGCTGGTTTCGCCGATCGTTGGCAGGCCGTCGGTGAGGAAAATCACAAAGTTGGGTTGCCCAGTTTCTCGGAGTTGCTGGAGAGCGGTTGTGAGTGCGCCGTTAATGTTCGTGCCGCCGCCAGGATAAAGACCCTCGACGAAGTCCAGGGCGGCTTTGCGATTTTCGTCGTTGAACTTTTCGAGTTCCGGCCGCCAGCATTCGATGTCGGTGTCATAGGCAATGAGGTTGAAAAGGTCGCCATCGTTGAGGCTATTAATGACAAACTTGGCAGCTCCCTTCGCCTGTTCGATCTTTTCACCGCTCATACTTCCCGAGCGATCGACGACGAGGACGATGGTCTTTTTCGGGCGCACGTCGTCGGCCGCTTTAAACTGCGGGCTGGCGAGCAGCATGAAGTAGCCTTGCTCGTCGCTATCGGGGCGGTAGCTGAGGACTTTCGTGCCAACCGCATCTTTTCCAACATCATAAAACAGGCGGAAATCGTCGGCGGGAACGATGTTCTTTGCGATGTAGCTGACGATCGCGTGTTTGTCGTCGCGACGTTTGATGTCGGCGCTGTGCGATGGGCTATAGATGTTCTTGATCGCGGTATCGCTTTCAATAGCGAGCAGAAACTTTACTTCCTCGATCGGATGCGATGTGTATTTTGCTGTCGATAGTGGGAAGATGAAGTCGGTCAGTCCATCCCAATTGCGGCAAAGCTGCGAAAAGCGAAGCGTCACTTTGCGCTCGGCTCCTGGTGGGACCGGGAACACACTGGTCTTGAAGAGCCCTGTGCCCATCCATTCGAGGAGCGCGGGGTCTTTGTTGCTGCGCACGATTTCTTCGTACATGGTGCGTGCGGCTTTGGCGTCGAACAGTCTCGCTGGAAATTCCTTGCCATCCACCAGCAGCGTCAGTTGGTCGATCGCTCCGTCATAAGGGAGCGGGAAAACGAACTCGACCTCCATCTGGCGGCTGCCAGTATTCACAAACGATTGACTGACCTGAACTTTGGCGATTTGCTGCTGCAATTTTGCCGAAATTTCGAGCGATTTGATTTTGTAAGTCACCGTCGGCGGCTCGGGACGCGGGTGTGGGGGATAAGGGAGCCAAATCCTCGGTCGTGGCAAACGCACTGCTTCGTCAGAATTGGCGTTAACCAGTACTCCCTGCCCCCATGCAACAGATGGCACGGCCGCCAAGAATCCAAGGATGCCAACAACCATCGATAGTTTTACGAATTGAATCATGGAAACATCTCCGTGTTGAACAACTATATGATTTGGACGATCGATGACCCATTCTGTGTATGTGCGGGGACCGGAACTCCTCGGCCGTCAGGTACTGAGACGATGTTTGCGGGAAAGAAGTTCCCATGAATTTTCAAAAAGTCAATCAATAGGCAAACCTGGCAAGATGGGCGATTGCAGGAAATGCCATTCTGCCTTGCAGTAACGAGAGAATTTCGAGAAACTTCCGCTCCTTTTCATCGATCTTTCTAGTGCCTTTGTGGCTGAGACGACATCGCGATCGCTTTCATGCGTCCAATCTTGACCACGTTCCTAATGCTGTTGCCCATTGCGCTAAGTGGCTGCAATGGATTCAGTCGTTATGGGAAATCGTCGCAGCAAATAAACGTGCCCCCGGCGGTTTACTGTCCACCGGGCGGAGTGAATTCGGTGGGTTTGTCCGCGCCGGCTGGGTCGCCGGGAACCATCGTATTGCCCGAGGGTGCAACGCCGATGTCGGTCGAGCCGCAGAATAACGTCGTTGTGCCGGCGGTGAATCGCGATTTTGCCTGGGATCAAGTGGTGGACGTGGTGGACGACTATTTTGAAATCGAACGCGAGGATCGCGTGAAGCAGGTTGGCGATATACTCACCGAAGGGAGCATCGATACGTTTCCACTCACCGGAGCGACCTTGCTCGAACCGTGGCGCCACGACTCGGTAGGATGGTACGAACGACTGGAAAGCACGCTCCAATCGATCCGCCGCCGGGCGTTTGTCCGCGTCATCCCCGACGAGCACGGCTACTTCGTCGATGTCACGGTCATCAAAGAGTTGGAAGATTTGCCGCAACCAGAAAAAGCCTCGGCCGGCGCGGCTACATTTCGCTACGACACATCATTGCAGCGTGACACCGAATTTGCGACCGATCCCTATCGCATTCCTGGCGACCCTGCGCGTCCGGTGGGGCCGCGCACCCCGACAGTCGGCTGGATTCCTTTGGGGCGAGACACGATGCTCGAACAGGCACTGCTAGCGGAAATACGCGCTCGACTTGGCGGCTCGATGACTGCTGGCACGGCAACGATTTCGCAACCGCAGGTCGAGATGCCGAACTTGATTTTGCCACAGATGATTCCGCCGGGGCCACTGGCGCCGCAAGAATTGCCGCCGCCGATGTAGGTGAATCTTGCCGAAATTCGCCGACTGAGCAGCGATACCGTCAACATCGTTCGTTGCAAGCGTCGTCACTGCCAGCTTTCGCGGCGCATTGCCCGCAGCGGAAAAAGAGCGATACTATAGATGGATGACATCGCTGC
This region of Pirellulales bacterium genomic DNA includes:
- a CDS encoding VWA domain-containing protein; its protein translation is MIQFVKLSMVVGILGFLAAVPSVAWGQGVLVNANSDEAVRLPRPRIWLPYPPHPRPEPPTVTYKIKSLEISAKLQQQIAKVQVSQSFVNTGSRQMEVEFVFPLPYDGAIDQLTLLVDGKEFPARLFDAKAARTMYEEIVRSNKDPALLEWMGTGLFKTSVFPVPPGAERKVTLRFSQLCRNWDGLTDFIFPLSTAKYTSHPIEEVKFLLAIESDTAIKNIYSPSHSADIKRRDDKHAIVSYIAKNIVPADDFRLFYDVGKDAVGTKVLSYRPDSDEQGYFMLLASPQFKAADDVRPKKTIVLVVDRSGSMSGEKIEQAKGAAKFVINSLNDGDLFNLIAYDTDIECWRPELEKFNDENRKAALDFVEGLYPGGGTNINGALTTALQQLRETGQPNFVIFLTDGLPTIGETSEAKIVAAAREHNKVRARIFDFGVGYDVNSRLLDKLARENFGLSEYVRPNEDIERAVAALYHRIGSPVMTDVTIRLMLEGLQPTETINRVYPRNVVDLFAGEQVIVVGRYKRGGKGSIVIAGKVGEKEQEFTFPAELVENSNDGSNSFIEKLWAMRRVGQILDEIDLRGKNDELVKELVSLTLRHGILTPYTSFIADETGRARGMQEQAAAASSGLDRLSVVDGQFGVEQRRFKSNFQYAERAPAASPILAENGFGGGRKAAEESRRSLGSLFGSLDESKGVTQKAEENMRYVGGKVFYRRDNRWVDSKLPADEKQLKMKPIQIKRFSKEYFELVDTRGREVARFLAMDESVTVELGGKIYEID